The following proteins come from a genomic window of Alosa sapidissima isolate fAloSap1 chromosome 20, fAloSap1.pri, whole genome shotgun sequence:
- the LOC121694303 gene encoding zinc finger protein 2-like, protein MNEDLRVFQTQFASIMEILFSAAMAETAKLYESCVMELRAEISRVQAENNTLKCRIIQTQEGAVDNSVHSEEWISENCHIVGRRPPSKTTESRLAEIIITQEHLEGKEGVPLIKEEATDSKELEGISRTSPEVHTETQIQLTAEQNGACRPPPSPTGAECKTEIKVESSPQPVSMEMRTVTLEQSSASAAALQKVSHKAHVSTDPSDRAHPSYRQHSVSRGQPQAACMAPVSPTGNKLTVDISTCHFDHQSEEQSNYNTSLPLPNRPACTPPTFNGSATRTLQKTMPVRHLPMSSFPGGGQHRCVNCGKTFHSQQGLCGHQQVHQNEKRHQCSQCGKSFLYQSRLAHHLKSHSGKDGYSCSFCHRKFISKANLNLHLVSHSKEHPFECSVCGLTFGNRAVFHAHLKTHSGEPRYTCAHCGKKFLDLGNFSRHKRIHTGERPYSCEVCGKSFIQSAHLKKHILIHR, encoded by the exons ATGAACGAAGACCTTCGTGTTTTTCAGACGCAGTTTGCATCTATAATGGAGATTCTTTTTAGTGCAGCCATGGCTGAAACAGCTAAACTCTACGAGTCCTGTGTTATGGAGCTCCGCGCTGAGATCAGTCGGGTCCAGGCAGAGAACAACACACTGAAATGTCGCATAATCCAAACACAGGAGGGTGCGGTAGACAACTCAGTGCACAGCGAAGAATGGATCTCAGAAAACTGTCACA TTGTAGGAAGAAGACCACCGTCAAAGACAACAGAGTCTAGGCTCGCTGAAATTATCATCACACAGGAGCACCTGGAGGGCAAGGAGGGAGTCCCTCTCATTAAAGAGGAG GCTACAGACTCCAAGGAACTCGAAGGAATTTCTCGGACTTCACCTGAGgtacacacagaga CTCAAATACAGTTAACAGCTGAACAAAATGGGGCGTGTAGACCTCCACCAAGTCCCACTGGCGCAGAGTGCAAGACGGAGATCAAAGTGGAATCATCTCCCCAGCCTGTCAGTATGGAAATGAGGACTGTGACGCTGGAGCAAAGCAGCGCTAGTGCAGCGGCTCTCCAAAAAGTCTCCCATAAAGCACATGTGTCAACAGACCCGTCTGACCGTGCTCACCCTTCATACCGGCAGCACAGTGTCAGCCGTGGCCAACCTCAGGCTGCATGCATGGCCCCTGTCTCTCCCACTGGCAACAAACTCACCGTGGATATTTCAACATGCCACTTTGACCATCAGAGTGAGGAGCAGAGTAATTATAACACGAGCTTGCCTTTACCCAACAGACCAGCGTGCACACCTCCTACCTTTAATGGAAGTGCTACCAGGACATTACAGAAGACAATGCCAGTGCGGCATCTTCCCATGAGCTCTTTCCCTGGTGGCGGCCAACACCGCTGTGTGAACTGTGGTAAGACATTTCACAGCCAGCAAGGTCTCTGTGGACACCAGCAAGTGCACCAGAATGAGAAGAGACACCAGTGTTCTCAGTGTGGCAAGAGCTTCCTGTATCAGTCCCGCCTAGCACATCACCTGAAGAGTCACAGCGGAAAGGATGGCTACAGCTGCAGCTTCTGCCACCGCAAGTTTATCTCCAAAGCGAACTTAAACCTCCACCTCGTCTCACACTCTAAAGAGCATCCTTTCGAGTGCAGTGTCTGTGGTTTGACTTTTGGGAACCGTGCCGTGTTCCACGCGCATCTGAAGACCCATTCTGGGGAACCACGCTACACTTGCGCCCACTGCGGTAAGAAGTTTTTGGACCTTGGGAATTTTTCCCGGCACAAGCGCATCCACACCGGTGAAAGGCCATACAGTTGTGAGGTGTGTGGAAAGTCCTTTATCCAGTCGGCTCATCTGAAGAAGCACATCCTCATACACAGATGA
- the LOC121694647 gene encoding calcium-binding protein 2-like isoform X2, protein MVKHKVQAAIKRKVEKQRRRESESASAIEAFVSGARTPERRLSQFFPVERVRDEEEEEEEVEDVEEEEEEEIMQNEGGQAGDQGKPDQSDLVPIVDSVFGQDRELRPEEIEELREAFTEFDKNKTGFVNCKDLGECMRTMGYMPTEMELIELSQQISGGKIDFEDFVELMGPKMLAETADMIGVKELRDAFKEFDSNGDGMISLTELREAMKKLMGETLSPRDIDDILRDGDLNGDGLVDFEEFVRMMSR, encoded by the exons atggtaaAGCATAAG GTTCAAGCCGCCATCAAGAGAAAGGTGGAGAAACAGAGAAGGCGGGAGAGTGAGAGCGCATCAGCCATTGAGGCATTCGTAAGTGGTGCCAGGACGCCAGAGAGAAGACTGAGCCAGTTCTTCCCtgttgagagagtgagagacgaagaagaggaggaagaagaagtagaagacgtagaagaagaagaggaagaagagataaTGCAAAACGAGGGAGGACAAGCGGGGGATCAGGGGAAGCCTGACCAATCCGACCTGGTGCCTATTGTGGACTCCGTTTTTGGCCAG GACAGAGAGTTACGGCCAGAGGAAATTGAAG AACTAAGGGAGGCCTTCACAGAGTTTGATAAGAACAAGACCGGCTTCGTCAACTGTAAGGACCTGGGAGAGTGCATGAGGACCatggggtacatgcccaccgaAATGGAACTCATTGAGCTCAGCCAGCAGATCT CTGGAGGTAAGATTGACTTTGAGGACTTTGTGGAGCTCATGGGGCCTAAGATGCTGGCTGAGACGGCAGATATGATAGGGGTGAAGGAGCTCAGAGATGCCTTTAAAGAG TTTGATTCCAATGGTGATGGAATGATCAGCCTGACTGAGCTCAGAGAGGCCATGAAGAAGCTGATGGGCGAAACACTGAGCCCGCGAGACATCGATGATATCCTACGAGACGGCGATCTGAACGGAGACGGACTTGTGGACTTTGAGG AATTTGTCCGGATGATGTCTCGTTGA
- the LOC121694647 gene encoding calcium-binding protein 2-like isoform X3, with protein sequence MGNCTKPSMKDKILKKGSVEGSRSSSGPHPQGQEPLCALVQNCTMLHNIVGPACIFLRQGFAQAQLDRELRPEEIEELREAFTEFDKNKTGFVNCKDLGECMRTMGYMPTEMELIELSQQISGGKIDFEDFVELMGPKMLAETADMIGVKELRDAFKEFDSNGDGMISLTELREAMKKLMGETLSPRDIDDILRDGDLNGDGLVDFEEFVRMMSR encoded by the exons ATGGGTAACTGCACAAAACCTTCAATGAAAGACAAAATTCTCAAGAAG GGGTCGGTGGAAGGGAGCAGGTCCAGCAGTGGGCCACACCCCCAGGGCCAGGAGCCCCTGTGTGCTCTGGTGCAAAACTGCACAATGCTCCACAACATCGTAGGACCAGCATGCATCTTCCTCAGGCAGGGATTCGCCCAGGCCCAGCTC GACAGAGAGTTACGGCCAGAGGAAATTGAAG AACTAAGGGAGGCCTTCACAGAGTTTGATAAGAACAAGACCGGCTTCGTCAACTGTAAGGACCTGGGAGAGTGCATGAGGACCatggggtacatgcccaccgaAATGGAACTCATTGAGCTCAGCCAGCAGATCT CTGGAGGTAAGATTGACTTTGAGGACTTTGTGGAGCTCATGGGGCCTAAGATGCTGGCTGAGACGGCAGATATGATAGGGGTGAAGGAGCTCAGAGATGCCTTTAAAGAG TTTGATTCCAATGGTGATGGAATGATCAGCCTGACTGAGCTCAGAGAGGCCATGAAGAAGCTGATGGGCGAAACACTGAGCCCGCGAGACATCGATGATATCCTACGAGACGGCGATCTGAACGGAGACGGACTTGTGGACTTTGAGG AATTTGTCCGGATGATGTCTCGTTGA
- the LOC121694302 gene encoding zinc-binding protein A33-like — protein sequence MDTDLEGAALEELHKELTCPVCLDLFREPVILECGHHFCRACIGRCWEAKSEDESTCPQCRKTCSKRLRPNSLLCNVVDSVRRARAMDDARPKDPQPAQRSQSPEASTSSCSGEDSETKIEPDMCLEHEEKLKLYCEDDQVAICLVCGMSRDHKTHNVIPINEAFENYKEKLCLALERVGEQRKEAAAYQFQTNDTILLLKERAGELDHQISTEFQELRDFLSRQEEEMKARLRQAKEQKLGQLNDLLTQTTEQMSELDLAAKTIHTKLNEEENPKLLTGVKCFIESAECVFEKPQGVCAELPEGEFVGPLQYRVWKKMNSALKPVVEPVVLDPSTAYPRLHVSPCGRSVRVGEIQSGLPNNPERFTLYNIVLGTEPFTEGRHYWEVEVGAKTAWGLGVAAASVNRKEEISLCPEDGFWTLVLSNGSEYEACTSAEDCPLNPSRQPDCVGIYLDYDRGLVTFYDAGDMSHLFTFSEAHFTEPVYPYFNPWPIINGRNREPLTIRTPLF from the exons ATGGATACGGACTTGGAGGGCGCTGCGCTAGAGGAGCTTCATAAAGAACTTACCTGTCCCGTATGCCTTGACTTGTTCCGCGAGCCGGTTATCCTAGAGTGcggtcatcacttttgtcgtgcTTGTATTGGTAGGTGTTGGGAGGCAAAGTCTGAAGACGAATCGACTTGCCCTCAGTGCCGTAAGACATGCTCCAAAAGACTGAGACCAAATTCACTTCTTTGTAACGTTGTGGACAGTGTGCGCCGCGCGAGAGCAATGGACGACGCGCGGCCGAAGGACCCCCAACCAGCACAGAGGAGTCAATCACCGGAGGCGTCCACCTCCAGTTGTAGCGGTGAGGACTCCGAAACCAAAATTGAACCTGACATGTGTCTTGAACACGAGGAGAAATTAAAGCTCTACTGTGAAGATGACCAGGTGGCAATCTGTCTTGTTTGCGGGATGTCCCGGGACCACAAGACTCACAACGTAATTCCCATCAACGAGGCTTTTGAAAATTACAAG GAAAAGCTGTGTCTTGCGCTTGAACGAGTCGGGGAACAGAGGAAGGAGGCCGCTGCTTATCAATTCCAGACAAATGACACCATCTTGCTCCTCAAG GAACGAGCTGGGGAACTGGATCACCAGATCAGCACTGAGTTCCAGGAACTTCGTGACTTCCTGTCACGACAGGAAGAGGAAATGAAAGCGCGACTCCGACAAGCCAAAGAGCAGAAACTGGGGCAGCTGAATGACTTGCTCACCCAAACCACTGAGCAGATGAGTGAACTGGACCTCGCTGCCAAAACAATACACACCAAACTCAACGAGGAAGAGAACCCCAAACTGCTTACA GGAGTTAAATGTTTCATTGAGAG tgcggagtgtgtgtttgagaagcctcagggtgtgtgtgcagagctgcCAGAGGGGGAATTTGTAGGCCCACTGCAGTATCGAGTCTGGAAGAAAATGAACTCAGCCTTGAAGCcag TGGTGGAGCCGGTGGTCTTGGACCCCTCCACTGCCTACCCCCGCCTCCACGTCTCCCCGTGTGGGCGGAGCGTGAGAGTTGGGGAGATCCAATCAGGTCTGCCGAACAACCCTGAGCGCTTCACCCTCTACAACATCGTGCTGGGCACGGAGCCCTTCACCGAGGGCCGCCACTactgggaggtggaggtgggggccAAGACGGCCTGGGGCCTGGGCGTGGCTGCTGCCTCGGTCAACCGCAAGGAGGAGATCAGCTTGTGCCCGGAGGACGGCTTCTGGACGCTGGTGCTGAGCAACGGCAGCGAGTACGAGGCATGCACCAGCGCCGAGGATTGCCCACTGAACCCCAGTCGCCAGCCCGACTGCGTTGGCATCTACCTGGACTACGACCGTGGCCTGGTGACCTTTTACGATGCAGGAGATATGAGTCACCTGTTTACGTTCAGTGAAGCACACTTTACTGAGCCAGTCTACCCCTACTTCAACCCCTGGCCCATTATCAACGGCCGCAACCGGGAACCTCTCACCATACGCACACCTCTGTTCTAG
- the LOC121694647 gene encoding calcium-binding protein 2-like isoform X1: MFMLIREGNGGAGGSASGISAPQEKSAKQVQAAIKRKVEKQRRRESESASAIEAFVSGARTPERRLSQFFPVERVRDEEEEEEEVEDVEEEEEEEIMQNEGGQAGDQGKPDQSDLVPIVDSVFGQDRELRPEEIEELREAFTEFDKNKTGFVNCKDLGECMRTMGYMPTEMELIELSQQISGGKIDFEDFVELMGPKMLAETADMIGVKELRDAFKEFDSNGDGMISLTELREAMKKLMGETLSPRDIDDILRDGDLNGDGLVDFEEFVRMMSR, from the exons ATGTTCATGCTTATTCGCGAAGGGAACGGCGGTGCAGGAGGCAGCGCATCAGGGATAAGCGCTCCGCAGGAGAAATCTGCTAAACAG GTTCAAGCCGCCATCAAGAGAAAGGTGGAGAAACAGAGAAGGCGGGAGAGTGAGAGCGCATCAGCCATTGAGGCATTCGTAAGTGGTGCCAGGACGCCAGAGAGAAGACTGAGCCAGTTCTTCCCtgttgagagagtgagagacgaagaagaggaggaagaagaagtagaagacgtagaagaagaagaggaagaagagataaTGCAAAACGAGGGAGGACAAGCGGGGGATCAGGGGAAGCCTGACCAATCCGACCTGGTGCCTATTGTGGACTCCGTTTTTGGCCAG GACAGAGAGTTACGGCCAGAGGAAATTGAAG AACTAAGGGAGGCCTTCACAGAGTTTGATAAGAACAAGACCGGCTTCGTCAACTGTAAGGACCTGGGAGAGTGCATGAGGACCatggggtacatgcccaccgaAATGGAACTCATTGAGCTCAGCCAGCAGATCT CTGGAGGTAAGATTGACTTTGAGGACTTTGTGGAGCTCATGGGGCCTAAGATGCTGGCTGAGACGGCAGATATGATAGGGGTGAAGGAGCTCAGAGATGCCTTTAAAGAG TTTGATTCCAATGGTGATGGAATGATCAGCCTGACTGAGCTCAGAGAGGCCATGAAGAAGCTGATGGGCGAAACACTGAGCCCGCGAGACATCGATGATATCCTACGAGACGGCGATCTGAACGGAGACGGACTTGTGGACTTTGAGG AATTTGTCCGGATGATGTCTCGTTGA
- the LOC121694647 gene encoding calcium-binding protein 2-like isoform X4 produces the protein MQNEGGQAGDQGKPDQSDLVPIVDSVFGQDRELRPEEIEELREAFTEFDKNKTGFVNCKDLGECMRTMGYMPTEMELIELSQQISGGKIDFEDFVELMGPKMLAETADMIGVKELRDAFKEFDSNGDGMISLTELREAMKKLMGETLSPRDIDDILRDGDLNGDGLVDFEEFVRMMSR, from the exons aTGCAAAACGAGGGAGGACAAGCGGGGGATCAGGGGAAGCCTGACCAATCCGACCTGGTGCCTATTGTGGACTCCGTTTTTGGCCAG GACAGAGAGTTACGGCCAGAGGAAATTGAAG AACTAAGGGAGGCCTTCACAGAGTTTGATAAGAACAAGACCGGCTTCGTCAACTGTAAGGACCTGGGAGAGTGCATGAGGACCatggggtacatgcccaccgaAATGGAACTCATTGAGCTCAGCCAGCAGATCT CTGGAGGTAAGATTGACTTTGAGGACTTTGTGGAGCTCATGGGGCCTAAGATGCTGGCTGAGACGGCAGATATGATAGGGGTGAAGGAGCTCAGAGATGCCTTTAAAGAG TTTGATTCCAATGGTGATGGAATGATCAGCCTGACTGAGCTCAGAGAGGCCATGAAGAAGCTGATGGGCGAAACACTGAGCCCGCGAGACATCGATGATATCCTACGAGACGGCGATCTGAACGGAGACGGACTTGTGGACTTTGAGG AATTTGTCCGGATGATGTCTCGTTGA